The following proteins are co-located in the Pseudomonadota bacterium genome:
- the atpA gene encoding F0F1 ATP synthase subunit alpha gives MQIKAEEISQIIKGQIKDYETQVDLSETGTVISVGDGIARVHGVENCMAMELLEFPGGILGLALNLEADNVGCAILGDVRHIKEGDTVKRTGKIAEVPVGPEMEGRVVDATGKPIDGLGPINAKLSSKIEVLAPGVIARKGVHQPCYTGAKAVDAMTPVGKGQRELVIGDRQIGKTALCVDAIIAQKYTDVHCIYVAIGQKKSTVALVVEALRKHGAMEFTTVVAACASDPAPMQYVSAFAGCAMGEYFRDNGQHALIIYDDLSKQAVAYRQLSLLLRRPPGREAFPGDIFFNHSRLLERSAKVNDELGAGSLTALPIIETQAGDVSAYIPTNVISITDGQVYLEPSLFFAGVRPAINVGLSVSRVGGAAQVKAMKQVAGTLRLDLAQYRELAAFAGFGSDLDAATQAQLNRGERLVEILKQPQYQPLPMEKQVSILFAGTRGHLDSLPVNTLAEFETLLYSHIEQNAPAIFDTLREKEIIDPALEELMNTTIKAFAETFKASKGL, from the coding sequence ATGCAGATTAAAGCTGAAGAAATAAGTCAAATCATCAAGGGACAGATCAAGGATTACGAAACACAGGTTGATCTGAGTGAAACCGGAACCGTTATCTCAGTTGGTGACGGAATTGCGCGCGTTCATGGCGTTGAGAATTGTATGGCCATGGAACTCCTGGAGTTCCCCGGTGGAATTCTTGGTTTGGCCCTTAACCTTGAAGCAGACAATGTCGGTTGCGCGATTCTTGGTGACGTAAGGCATATCAAGGAAGGCGATACGGTTAAACGTACCGGTAAGATCGCTGAGGTTCCTGTTGGGCCTGAAATGGAAGGCCGTGTTGTTGATGCAACAGGAAAACCCATTGACGGACTGGGTCCCATTAATGCTAAGCTATCCTCAAAAATAGAGGTTCTTGCTCCAGGTGTTATCGCCAGAAAGGGTGTTCATCAACCCTGTTATACAGGTGCTAAAGCCGTTGACGCCATGACCCCGGTTGGCAAGGGACAGCGCGAACTGGTCATCGGCGATCGTCAGATCGGTAAAACAGCTCTCTGCGTTGACGCGATTATCGCTCAGAAATACACTGATGTTCATTGTATTTATGTCGCCATCGGTCAGAAAAAATCAACAGTGGCCTTGGTTGTTGAAGCGCTTCGTAAGCACGGTGCGATGGAATTCACCACAGTTGTCGCGGCATGTGCCTCCGATCCTGCACCCATGCAGTACGTTTCAGCTTTTGCCGGCTGCGCCATGGGCGAGTATTTCCGTGACAACGGCCAGCATGCCTTGATCATTTATGATGATCTTTCAAAACAGGCTGTTGCCTATCGTCAGTTGTCACTTCTTCTTCGGCGTCCACCCGGACGTGAAGCGTTTCCCGGAGATATTTTCTTTAACCATTCTCGATTGCTTGAGCGCTCTGCGAAAGTGAACGATGAGCTCGGCGCCGGATCACTTACCGCCCTGCCGATCATCGAAACCCAGGCAGGTGACGTTTCAGCTTATATTCCCACTAACGTTATTTCAATCACCGACGGTCAGGTTTACCTGGAGCCCAGTCTTTTCTTTGCGGGTGTTCGCCCGGCGATCAACGTTGGCCTTTCAGTTTCGCGAGTAGGTGGTGCAGCTCAGGTAAAAGCCATGAAGCAGGTTGCAGGTACCCTTCGTCTCGACTTGGCACAGTATCGTGAGCTTGCAGCTTTTGCTGGTTTCGGTTCCGACCTCGATGCAGCAACTCAGGCGCAATTGAATCGCGGTGAACGGTTGGTTGAAATTCTCAAACAACCTCAGTATCAACCACTGCCAATGGAAAAGCAGGTATCAATTCTTTTTGCCGGAACAAGAGGCCATCTGGATTCTTTGCCGGTTAATACCCTGGCCGAATTTGAAACTCTGCTTTATTCCCATATTGAGCAGAATGCGCCGGCCATCTTTGATACCCTTCGCGAAAAAGAGATAATCGACCCTGCCCTTGAAGAGCTGATGAACACTACAATCAAGGCGTTCGCTGAAACATTCAAGGCTTCTAAGGGCCTTTAA
- a CDS encoding F0F1 ATP synthase subunit epsilon, giving the protein MSEKIQLEVVTPKGAVVSEAVDIVTAPGFAGEFGVLANHAPFLSTIKTGVLVFKNQGNENQMMVSGGFCEVSNNKITFLVEAAELGTNIDVDRALRAKERAEKRLAEAVQQREKINLVRAEAALQRALARLKVAKRDH; this is encoded by the coding sequence ATGTCTGAAAAAATACAATTGGAAGTGGTAACCCCGAAAGGTGCTGTTGTAAGCGAAGCAGTAGATATTGTAACTGCTCCCGGCTTTGCGGGCGAGTTCGGTGTTTTAGCGAATCATGCACCTTTTCTGAGTACGATTAAAACAGGAGTTCTTGTTTTCAAAAATCAGGGAAACGAGAATCAAATGATGGTAAGCGGTGGTTTTTGCGAGGTTTCAAATAATAAAATAACGTTTCTGGTTGAGGCAGCTGAATTAGGAACCAATATTGATGTTGATCGGGCTCTGCGGGCCAAGGAACGTGCTGAAAAACGACTTGCAGAAGCTGTACAACAAAGAGAAAAAATTAATCTCGTACGGGCTGAAGCTGCTTTACAAAGAGCTCTTGCACGTTTGAAGGTTGCAAAACGCGATCATTAA
- a CDS encoding ATP synthase F0 subunit B — MIDIDITMPIQIANILFLIVIMNIVLYKPIRTILEERDKKIAGLSNDVSTFNKNAELRIEEFEIKLNEARIKAKAELDAARGTAQATSAEKVAGIRKASDTAKAEQMAQIQTQFAGAQQELKGQVKGFANEMASKVLGRTV; from the coding sequence ATGATTGATATAGATATCACCATGCCCATACAGATAGCCAATATTCTGTTTCTCATTGTGATTATGAATATTGTCCTCTATAAACCAATCCGGACCATTCTCGAAGAAAGGGATAAAAAAATAGCCGGTCTTTCCAATGATGTCAGTACATTTAACAAAAACGCTGAATTAAGAATTGAAGAATTTGAAATCAAGCTTAACGAGGCGAGAATCAAGGCAAAAGCAGAATTAGATGCGGCTCGCGGGACTGCTCAGGCCACAAGCGCTGAAAAAGTCGCTGGGATTCGTAAAGCGTCTGATACTGCCAAGGCTGAGCAGATGGCCCAGATCCAAACGCAGTTTGCCGGAGCGCAGCAGGAATTAAAAGGCCAGGTAAAAGGATTTGCAAACGAGATGGCGTCCAAGGTGCTGGGGAGGACTGTATAA
- the alaS gene encoding alanine--tRNA ligase codes for MKGSEIREKFLRFFEENGHTRVKSSSLVPQDDPTLLFTNAGMVQFKRVFMGEDKRDYVTATTSQCCVRAGGKHNDLENVGYTARHHTFFEMLGNFSFGDYFKEDAIRYAWDFLTRIIGLPKDKLWVSVFEEDDEAFALWEKIDDLPKGRIIRLGEADNFWAMGDTGPCGPCSEILIDQGPAMSCGPDCKAGCDCDRFLELWNLVFMQFYRDESGKMTPLPKPSIDTGMGLERIAAVVQGKFSNYDSDLFSGIIHRIAATTGKKYGEDPRMDTAMRVIADHARATTFLVADGVLPSNEGRGYVLRRIMRRAIRYGRALGLHTPFLAGIIATVVDEMQAGYSHISDARELLNKVVQNEEVRFLETIDHGLAMLHEEIERLSGAGEQTVAGEFIFKLYDTFGFPVDIVRDIALEKGMTVDEAGFHAAMEVQKQQSRKSWKGKSLAEKGSGIRELLDQGIKSRFVGYDTRRHHSEIITILNEKAEKIAAAQQGDKVSIVCPETPFYAESGGQIGDQGEIAGPQGKAQVHDTVKAGDGLSIHLATVIEGSFKQGDAVELKVAESRRQRIANNHTGTHLLHAALRNVLGEHVKQSGSLVEVDRLRFDFTHFSPITPQEIKKIEAIVNDEIRANTNLQTNLFDRDEAIKSGATALFGEKYDEKVRVVSVGAFSKELCGGTHVGATGEIGLLKITGETGIAAGVRRIEAVTGPEAFQKFQEIEGALIGIADELKTTLPDISVKLKKILARQKELEKEVSLLTARMVIADIDSMIQNAKIIDGVRVISEMIPLDSPKTLREVGDRIRDKMGSGIVVLGGKLNEKVALLAIVSKDLTKKFHAGNIIKEIASTVGGSGGGRPDMAQAGGTLGDKLPEALSNVFEIIKKQAN; via the coding sequence ATGAAAGGCAGCGAAATAAGGGAAAAATTCCTCAGGTTTTTTGAAGAAAACGGCCACACAAGAGTCAAGAGTTCGTCCTTGGTTCCTCAGGATGATCCGACCCTCCTTTTTACCAATGCGGGAATGGTGCAATTCAAAAGGGTTTTCATGGGCGAGGATAAAAGGGATTATGTCACTGCGACAACATCCCAGTGCTGTGTGCGGGCCGGCGGCAAACATAATGATCTGGAAAACGTCGGCTATACGGCCCGGCATCATACTTTTTTCGAAATGCTCGGGAATTTTTCTTTTGGCGATTATTTCAAAGAGGATGCCATCCGTTATGCATGGGATTTTCTAACCAGGATCATCGGACTTCCCAAGGACAAGCTCTGGGTTTCTGTTTTTGAAGAGGATGACGAGGCTTTTGCTCTCTGGGAGAAAATCGACGATCTGCCCAAGGGCAGAATTATCCGGCTGGGGGAAGCGGATAATTTCTGGGCAATGGGCGATACCGGTCCCTGCGGGCCATGCTCGGAAATCCTCATCGATCAGGGACCTGCGATGAGTTGCGGGCCGGATTGCAAAGCCGGCTGCGACTGCGACAGATTTCTTGAGTTGTGGAATCTGGTGTTCATGCAATTTTATAGGGACGAGTCCGGAAAAATGACGCCGCTGCCCAAGCCAAGCATTGACACCGGCATGGGGCTTGAGCGCATTGCCGCGGTTGTCCAGGGCAAATTCTCTAATTATGATTCCGACCTGTTCAGTGGGATAATCCACAGAATTGCCGCAACCACCGGCAAGAAATACGGCGAAGACCCCAGGATGGATACTGCAATGCGGGTCATTGCCGACCATGCCAGGGCAACAACGTTTTTGGTGGCGGACGGGGTGTTGCCGTCAAATGAGGGACGGGGGTATGTGCTGCGGCGCATCATGCGCCGGGCGATTCGTTACGGCAGGGCATTGGGACTTCATACGCCGTTTCTTGCCGGGATCATCGCGACGGTTGTGGATGAGATGCAGGCAGGATATTCCCATATCAGTGATGCCCGGGAATTGCTCAATAAGGTAGTGCAAAACGAGGAAGTACGGTTTCTGGAAACCATTGATCACGGCCTGGCAATGCTTCATGAAGAAATTGAACGATTGTCCGGAGCAGGCGAGCAGACGGTTGCCGGCGAGTTTATTTTCAAATTATATGACACCTTTGGTTTTCCTGTGGATATTGTCCGGGACATTGCCCTGGAAAAAGGCATGACCGTTGATGAGGCCGGTTTCCATGCCGCCATGGAGGTTCAAAAGCAGCAGTCCAGAAAGTCCTGGAAGGGAAAAAGCCTTGCGGAAAAGGGCTCAGGTATTCGGGAGCTTCTCGACCAGGGGATCAAGAGCAGATTTGTCGGCTATGACACGCGCCGGCATCATTCCGAAATTATTACAATCCTCAATGAAAAAGCCGAGAAGATTGCCGCAGCTCAACAAGGCGATAAAGTCTCGATAGTCTGTCCTGAAACACCATTTTATGCAGAGTCCGGCGGGCAGATTGGTGATCAGGGTGAAATTGCCGGGCCCCAGGGCAAAGCCCAGGTGCATGATACGGTTAAGGCCGGGGACGGATTAAGCATTCACCTGGCAACCGTCATTGAAGGCAGTTTCAAGCAGGGGGATGCGGTTGAGCTTAAGGTGGCTGAAAGCAGGCGCCAGCGTATAGCGAATAACCACACGGGTACACATCTTCTTCATGCTGCGCTCAGGAATGTTTTAGGCGAACATGTCAAGCAGTCCGGATCACTTGTCGAAGTTGATCGGCTTCGCTTTGATTTTACGCATTTTTCTCCGATTACCCCTCAAGAAATAAAAAAAATCGAGGCAATCGTCAATGACGAGATCAGGGCAAACACCAATTTACAGACAAACCTTTTTGATCGGGATGAGGCAATTAAATCAGGGGCCACCGCCCTGTTCGGCGAAAAATACGACGAAAAAGTGCGGGTGGTTTCCGTAGGAGCGTTCAGCAAGGAACTCTGCGGTGGAACCCATGTCGGTGCCACCGGCGAGATCGGCCTTCTTAAAATAACCGGCGAGACCGGCATCGCCGCAGGGGTCAGAAGAATTGAGGCGGTAACAGGACCTGAAGCCTTTCAGAAATTTCAGGAAATCGAAGGGGCGCTTATTGGAATTGCCGACGAATTAAAAACAACGCTTCCAGATATTTCCGTCAAACTTAAAAAAATTCTCGCCAGGCAAAAGGAGTTGGAAAAAGAGGTAAGCCTGCTCACCGCCAGAATGGTTATTGCTGATATTGACTCGATGATTCAGAATGCAAAAATAATCGACGGCGTTCGGGTCATTTCCGAGATGATTCCTTTGGATTCGCCCAAAACATTGCGAGAGGTCGGTGACCGCATCCGCGATAAAATGGGCTCGGGAATTGTCGTCTTGGGCGGAAAACTTAATGAAAAAGTTGCTCTATTGGCAATTGTCAGTAAAGACCTTACCAAAAAATTTCATGCCGGAAATATAATTAAGGAAATAGCCTCCACGGTAGGGGGCAGTGGCGGTGGTCGTCCTGACATGGCACAGGCTGGGGGCACATTGGGCGATAAATTGCCTGAGGCCTTGTCAAATGTTTTTGAAATTATAAAAAAACAGGCAAACTGA
- a CDS encoding chemotaxis protein CheX, with product MKAELINPFLNAVKNVIETMAQTKVTALKPKLKDNTVTYGEVTGIIGMASENIAGTMILSFSESCIIDIVANMLMEEPKTKIDAEIVDAVGELTNMICGGAKADLAKLNHKFDLATPTMIVGKGVEISHFSNIPTIVIPFSTEKGPFVVEAHLDEKK from the coding sequence ATGAAGGCCGAATTAATCAATCCTTTTTTAAACGCTGTAAAAAATGTCATAGAAACCATGGCGCAAACAAAAGTAACCGCGCTCAAGCCAAAACTTAAAGATAATACCGTAACTTACGGTGAAGTAACCGGCATTATCGGCATGGCTTCTGAAAACATTGCCGGAACGATGATTTTAAGTTTTAGCGAGTCTTGCATCATCGATATCGTTGCCAACATGTTGATGGAAGAGCCAAAAACTAAGATTGATGCGGAAATTGTCGATGCGGTGGGTGAACTCACCAACATGATTTGCGGCGGGGCTAAGGCCGATCTTGCAAAGCTGAACCATAAATTTGATCTCGCCACCCCGACCATGATAGTCGGAAAAGGTGTTGAAATATCCCACTTTTCCAACATTCCGACTATCGTTATTCCCTTTAGCACCGAAAAAGGTCCGTTCGTCGTGGAAGCCCATTTGGATGAAAAAAAATAA
- the atpG gene encoding ATP synthase F1 subunit gamma codes for MASLKDVKNQIGGVKKTSQITKAMNMVAAAKLRGAQQKMVDFRPYTAKFNDAMSSLSANMDSGQFPLMESREVKTVELLVVTSDRGLCGSFNSNILKVAEKMMRRFEEEGKKVTLVCVGKKGARYFNKTGKVRQKFPDIMGTFQMFNARAIAQDVAANFLAGDADEAHVVYSRFHSVASQRPETELLLPVRPVAGEAVASKTSGDYIYEPSTGEIMEVLLPLYLNVMVYHAMLEVGASEHAARMSAMDNATTACKDIISNLTLIYNKARQSGITSELMDIVGGAEALKG; via the coding sequence ATGGCTAGTCTAAAAGATGTCAAAAATCAAATTGGTGGTGTGAAGAAAACCTCACAGATCACCAAAGCCATGAATATGGTTGCTGCTGCCAAGTTGCGTGGCGCCCAGCAGAAAATGGTGGATTTTCGCCCTTATACGGCGAAGTTCAACGATGCCATGAGCAGTCTGTCTGCCAACATGGATTCAGGCCAATTTCCGCTCATGGAGTCCCGAGAAGTCAAGACTGTTGAGTTGCTTGTTGTGACTTCCGACCGAGGTCTCTGCGGCAGTTTTAATAGCAACATTTTAAAAGTGGCTGAGAAAATGATGCGCCGCTTTGAAGAAGAGGGTAAAAAAGTTACCCTCGTTTGTGTCGGCAAGAAAGGGGCTAGATATTTCAATAAAACCGGTAAAGTTCGGCAGAAGTTTCCGGACATTATGGGTACCTTTCAAATGTTTAACGCCCGTGCCATTGCGCAGGACGTTGCTGCAAATTTTCTCGCCGGGGACGCTGATGAAGCGCACGTTGTTTATAGCAGGTTTCATAGTGTTGCTTCCCAGAGACCAGAGACCGAGCTTCTCTTACCTGTACGTCCGGTTGCAGGGGAAGCAGTAGCAAGCAAAACATCGGGCGATTATATTTATGAGCCGAGCACCGGAGAAATCATGGAGGTTCTGCTCCCTCTTTATCTTAATGTTATGGTCTATCATGCCATGTTGGAAGTCGGCGCAAGTGAACATGCCGCACGGATGTCCGCAATGGATAATGCAACCACAGCTTGTAAGGACATCATCAGTAATTTGACTTTGATTTATAATAAGGCCAGGCAGTCTGGTATTACATCAGAGCTTATGGATATTGTCGGCGGCGCAGAGGCCTTAAAAGGATAA
- a CDS encoding NAD(P)-dependent oxidoreductase: MKPKERLEIPRQKPKELGVAQRISNFDEVVFGFDHETAVREAERCLQCKKPKCRDGCPIHNDIPRFISLLREGKIEEAYWADRETNSIPAVCSRVCPHEFQCEGSCIRGKKGDAVAIGMLERYIVDWMVANNKNMLKSCALPKDKKVAIVGSGPAGMTAAFVLAHVGYPCTIFESLPNFGGMLAVGIPAYRLPRDIINAEFDALKNCGVTVVNNTTIGKDITLEQLKDNGFEAVFIGVGAHASRKLGVEGEDLPGVIHGVDYLRRVNLGENLNLGRNVVVVGGGNVAIDCARTALRTGSDKVFILYRRSKQEMPASMAEIHHLEEEGVKIEMLAAPVKIHGDNGKLTKIECIRMELGECDASGRCRPVPVGGSNFMIEADAIIPAISQDVDDTASTGTDFEMSRWGTYEVDEITMQTSVPGIFAGGDGVLGPQTAAKAVYQGNEAAESIIRFLEGRDLKEGRVPEPEEEKK, from the coding sequence ATGAAGCCAAAAGAAAGACTGGAAATACCACGGCAAAAGCCAAAGGAGCTTGGTGTTGCCCAGCGAATTAGTAATTTTGATGAGGTTGTATTCGGATTTGACCACGAAACTGCGGTTCGGGAAGCAGAGCGCTGTCTGCAATGCAAAAAACCAAAATGCCGGGATGGATGCCCCATTCATAATGATATTCCGCGCTTTATTTCCTTGTTACGAGAAGGCAAAATTGAAGAAGCGTATTGGGCGGATCGGGAAACCAATTCAATTCCGGCGGTCTGCTCGCGGGTCTGCCCGCATGAGTTTCAGTGTGAAGGATCCTGTATCCGTGGCAAAAAAGGTGACGCGGTTGCCATCGGTATGCTTGAGCGCTATATCGTCGACTGGATGGTTGCCAACAATAAAAACATGCTCAAGTCCTGTGCGCTTCCTAAAGATAAAAAGGTGGCAATAGTTGGATCAGGTCCGGCCGGAATGACTGCGGCGTTTGTCCTTGCCCATGTCGGATATCCCTGTACTATTTTTGAAAGCCTGCCAAATTTCGGTGGTATGCTGGCGGTGGGAATTCCCGCTTACCGGCTGCCCCGTGATATCATTAATGCTGAGTTTGATGCCTTGAAAAATTGTGGCGTTACAGTAGTCAACAATACTACCATTGGAAAGGATATCACCCTGGAGCAGCTCAAAGATAACGGCTTTGAGGCTGTTTTTATCGGCGTCGGGGCGCATGCCAGCAGAAAGCTCGGAGTGGAAGGTGAGGATTTGCCTGGGGTGATCCACGGCGTCGATTACCTGCGCCGGGTAAATCTTGGTGAGAACCTGAATCTTGGCAGAAATGTAGTGGTAGTTGGCGGTGGAAATGTTGCAATAGATTGCGCAAGAACTGCGCTCCGCACCGGTTCAGATAAGGTTTTTATCCTCTATCGCCGATCAAAGCAGGAGATGCCGGCCTCCATGGCGGAGATACACCATCTGGAAGAAGAGGGGGTGAAAATCGAAATGCTTGCCGCACCGGTAAAAATACATGGTGATAACGGCAAACTTACAAAAATAGAATGTATTCGCATGGAACTTGGTGAGTGCGATGCCTCCGGGCGCTGTCGTCCGGTTCCGGTTGGCGGTTCCAATTTCATGATTGAAGCGGATGCGATTATTCCGGCGATCAGTCAGGATGTCGATGATACGGCCAGCACCGGCACTGACTTTGAGATGTCTCGCTGGGGCACCTATGAGGTTGATGAGATTACCATGCAGACCTCTGTTCCCGGCATTTTTGCCGGCGGTGATGGAGTGCTTGGGCCGCAGACCGCTGCCAAAGCAGTATATCAGGGCAACGAAGCTGCGGAATCGATTATTCGTTTTCTTGAGGGAAGGGATCTCAAGGAAGGCCGTGTGCCAGAACCTGAGGAAGAAAAGAAATAA
- the atpD gene encoding F0F1 ATP synthase subunit beta: MSAEQTAGNVGKIVQVIGPVVDVEFEPGQLPAILNALGVSNKGINDQEGNLIIEVAQHLGDNVVRCIAMDQTDGLIRGQSATDTGKPIEIPCGAPALGRIMNVVGRPVDGLGPINSDKLRAIHRSAPAFTDQDTEVNVLETGIKVIDLLVPFPRGGKMGLFGGAGCGKTVIMMEMVNNIAMQHGGISVFCGVGERTREGNDLYHEMKESGVLPKAALVYGQMTEPPGARARVALTGLSAAEYFRDEEGQDVLFFVDNIFRFTQAGSEVSALLGRIPSAVGYQPTLGTDLGELQERITSTHKGSITAVQCVYVPADDLTDPAPATTFAHLDGTVVLSRQISELGIYPAVDPLDSTSRILDPNVVGEEHYLTARGVQVSLQKYKDLQDIIAILGMDELSEEDQITVTRARKIQRYLSQPFTVAEVFTGMKGAYVKIADTVRGFKEILEGKHDDLPETAFYMVGSIEEAVAKAAKAKSKAA, from the coding sequence ATGAGTGCAGAACAGACAGCAGGAAATGTAGGTAAAATAGTCCAGGTCATCGGCCCAGTTGTTGACGTCGAATTTGAGCCAGGTCAATTGCCGGCTATTTTGAATGCCCTTGGGGTTTCCAATAAAGGGATTAATGATCAGGAAGGTAACCTGATCATTGAGGTTGCACAACATCTGGGTGACAACGTAGTCCGTTGCATCGCCATGGATCAGACAGACGGCTTGATTCGCGGGCAGAGTGCTACAGACACCGGAAAGCCAATCGAAATTCCTTGTGGTGCGCCTGCACTCGGCAGAATCATGAATGTTGTCGGTCGCCCGGTTGACGGATTGGGACCAATTAATTCCGACAAACTAAGAGCTATTCATCGATCGGCCCCTGCATTTACCGACCAGGATACGGAAGTTAACGTTCTTGAGACCGGTATTAAAGTTATCGACCTGCTGGTGCCTTTTCCTCGTGGTGGTAAAATGGGACTGTTCGGCGGCGCTGGTTGCGGCAAGACGGTTATCATGATGGAAATGGTTAATAATATTGCCATGCAACATGGTGGTATTTCGGTTTTCTGCGGTGTTGGTGAGCGTACCCGTGAAGGAAACGATTTGTATCATGAGATGAAGGAATCCGGTGTACTTCCGAAAGCAGCACTCGTTTACGGACAGATGACAGAACCTCCAGGAGCGCGTGCTCGTGTTGCGCTGACCGGTCTTTCAGCTGCTGAATATTTCCGCGATGAAGAAGGCCAGGACGTTCTGTTTTTTGTTGATAATATTTTCCGTTTCACCCAGGCTGGCTCCGAGGTTTCGGCGCTTCTTGGTCGTATTCCTTCTGCGGTTGGTTATCAGCCGACGCTGGGTACCGACCTTGGAGAATTGCAGGAACGTATTACCTCCACCCATAAAGGGTCAATTACCGCTGTTCAGTGCGTATACGTGCCTGCCGATGACTTGACCGATCCCGCGCCGGCAACCACTTTTGCCCATCTTGACGGTACAGTTGTTCTTTCCCGTCAGATCTCCGAGCTGGGAATTTATCCTGCGGTTGATCCCCTTGATTCAACTTCAAGAATCCTTGATCCTAACGTTGTCGGTGAAGAGCATTATTTGACAGCTCGTGGCGTTCAGGTTTCTTTGCAGAAATATAAAGATCTGCAGGACATTATAGCCATTCTTGGTATGGACGAACTTTCTGAGGAAGATCAGATTACTGTAACCAGAGCCCGCAAAATTCAGCGCTATCTCTCACAACCTTTTACCGTTGCTGAAGTATTCACTGGAATGAAAGGTGCTTATGTGAAAATTGCTGATACGGTTCGTGGTTTTAAAGAAATTCTCGAAGGCAAGCATGATGACCTGCCGGAAACTGCCTTTTATATGGTTGGTTCAATAGAAGAAGCAGTCGCAAAGGCCGCTAAAGCTAAATCCAAGGCCGCATAA
- a CDS encoding F0F1 ATP synthase subunit delta: MRNTVLAKRYAKALFAVGKEEGESAFDEYCEALNELAKLYVSHPEVKDALTNPMYPLDVRSKVMEHLAKAFQASKVMSNFMNLLVQKKRADVLPDIAEAFKAMVDADRNISQGTVVSATELSDDLKVKVKATLEKLTGKQVVLTSQVDPSVIGGIIARVGDLVLDGSIKSQLAGLKESIKGSE, translated from the coding sequence GTGAGGAATACAGTATTAGCAAAAAGGTACGCCAAGGCATTATTTGCCGTAGGCAAGGAAGAAGGGGAAAGCGCATTTGATGAGTACTGCGAGGCGCTGAATGAACTGGCCAAGTTGTACGTCAGTCATCCAGAGGTTAAAGACGCTCTCACCAATCCGATGTATCCGCTTGATGTTCGTTCCAAAGTGATGGAGCATCTCGCGAAGGCTTTTCAAGCCTCTAAAGTTATGTCAAATTTTATGAACCTTCTGGTTCAGAAAAAACGGGCCGATGTTCTGCCTGATATTGCCGAAGCATTTAAGGCAATGGTGGATGCGGATCGGAATATAAGTCAGGGGACTGTCGTTTCAGCAACTGAGTTGTCCGATGACCTTAAGGTGAAGGTCAAAGCGACACTTGAAAAATTAACCGGCAAGCAAGTTGTTCTTACGAGCCAGGTTGACCCCTCCGTCATTGGTGGCATCATTGCCAGGGTCGGGGATCTAGTGCTGGACGGGAGTATTAAATCGCAACTCGCGGGTTTAAAAGAATCCATAAAGGGGAGTGAATAG
- a CDS encoding ATP synthase F0 subunit B produces the protein MSTNNWKKYVIPALTFSVLLVATAIAFASGGGEGAGITGEGGSLSHAKQMDFLWRVLNFTGLVIILVWALKKPLVNTLGSRRQAIKDQFEELDARKAEAEQKYKEYDAKLASIDSEVSSIIGAAVALGEAEKQRIIKDAERAAGDIKRQAEMAIQQELAQAKRQLREEVAEQAAAMAEEILRKNLQEADQSRLVEDYLEKVGALQ, from the coding sequence ATGTCTACGAATAATTGGAAAAAATATGTAATCCCCGCACTGACTTTCTCTGTGCTATTGGTTGCTACCGCAATTGCATTTGCCTCGGGCGGTGGAGAGGGGGCCGGTATTACTGGAGAGGGTGGTAGCCTTTCACATGCGAAGCAAATGGATTTTCTGTGGCGCGTTCTGAACTTTACCGGCCTGGTGATTATTCTGGTCTGGGCGCTCAAAAAGCCTCTTGTCAATACACTCGGCAGCAGACGACAGGCTATCAAGGATCAGTTTGAAGAGCTTGATGCCCGGAAGGCTGAAGCAGAGCAAAAATATAAAGAATATGATGCCAAGCTTGCCAGCATTGACTCTGAGGTGTCCAGTATCATTGGAGCCGCTGTTGCCTTGGGCGAGGCGGAGAAACAACGCATAATTAAGGATGCCGAAAGGGCTGCCGGAGACATTAAGAGGCAGGCTGAGATGGCAATACAGCAGGAACTGGCCCAAGCCAAACGCCAACTTCGTGAGGAGGTTGCTGAGCAGGCTGCAGCCATGGCTGAGGAAATACTCAGGAAGAATCTCCAGGAAGCCGACCAGAGTAGACTGGTTGAAGATTACCTTGAAAAGGTGGGGGCTTTACAGTGA